From a region of the Rhipicephalus microplus isolate Deutch F79 chromosome X, USDA_Rmic, whole genome shotgun sequence genome:
- the LOC119185434 gene encoding Y-box factor homolog, producing MEKWPLPKITANLAMGEESRFSGRKKPIVAERVLGTVKWFNVKNGYGFINRNDTHEDIFIYQTAITRNNPQKLLRSVGEGETVEFDVVVGDKGCEAANVTGPDGEPVQGSPYAADRRPFRPRWIPRRNQRRRGPASRRGRGEDRREEAGNRDSSRSLPPHQDQSDPAPRRWIMDGVGRPYPWRYNQRFRGVPRAPPRAPPPPPPPPQRFIIDEPRSAYAEEEVFNEPPPQRPPQRATWKWQDGTAPGKKSRRRSTGR from the exons ATGGAAAAGTGGCCCCTTCCGAAGATCACCGCCAACTTGGCAATGGGAGAAGAGAGTCGTTTCAGTGGCAGGAAGAAGCCTATCGTCGCCGAGAGGGTCCTGGGAACGGTGAAGTGGTTTAATGTCAAGAACGGCTATGGCTTCATCAACCGCAACGACACTCACGAGGACATCTTCATCTACCAGACTGCCATCACGCGGAACAACCCACAGAAGCTGCTGCGCAGCGTTGGCGAAGGTGAGACCGTCGAGTTTGACGTCGTGGTCGGCGATAAGGGCTGCGAGGCAGCCAATGTGACCGGACCCGATGGTGAGCCTGTTCAGGGTAGCCCGTACGCGGCCGACAGGCGCCCGTTCCGACCCCGCTGGATTCCACGTCGCAATCAACGAAGGCGCGGGCCGGCGTCAAGGCGTGGCCGAGGGGAAGATCGAAGGGAGGAAGCAGGAAACCGAGACTCATCGCGATCACTGCCACCGCACCAGGACCAGAGCGACCCGGCTCCTAGACGGTGGATCATGGACGGCGTGGGGAGGCCCTACCCTTGGCGATACAACCAGCGTTTCAGAGGAGTGCCACGAGCACCTCCGCGAgccccaccaccgccaccgccgccaccgcagCGTTTCATTATCGATGAGCCACGGTCAGCGTACGCCGAAGAAGAGGTTTTCAACGAACCCCCTCCCCAGCGCCCTCCACAGCG AGCAACCTGGAAATGGCAGGACGGAACAGCTCCGGGAAAAAAATCTCGAAGAAGGAGTACGGGGAGGTAG